A window of Gossypium hirsutum isolate 1008001.06 chromosome D13, Gossypium_hirsutum_v2.1, whole genome shotgun sequence genomic DNA:
ATTAAGGAATTTGCAAAAACTAAGGAATATACGTAAATTCCTATCTGAGATAACAAGTTATGTGTGAAATCTTATTTCTGCAGGTGCCCGTGCATGTACTCAGGCAACAAACCATGTTCAAGTTCAGGCAACAATATTTCCATGTAACCACATTACAGATTTAAGAAAGAAGAAATTCCTCACCGACATGCAAGATAAAGACATGCAGCCTGTACTAGCTCTGATCTGCGCCCCCTAGTGAAATTCCGCTCAAGGCCGATCTTCACAATACAGataaaaatagcttaaaatatTGAGGGGGAAAAAACAAAAACGGCAAGCATTGGAATGAAAGTTAGGCAGAACAAGACATACTTCATAAAAGCGTCTAGCCGTATGAACAACATCATCACTATAATCATCAATTTGTAATGCATTCTTCATACCACTCATTTGCTCAGAAGCTGTATCaccatgaaattaaaacaaaaaacaagataTTTATAAGTCGCATTGTAATAAGCACTGTAATGCTAACACATTATTTAACCATAACAACAAACTGAAATAACACATAAAAGAATATTTGAACCTGCAATAAAGACGTCAAAAAGTTTTGAAATCAGAGCACCCAGAAAGAGCAAATTTGATGAAATGTATCAATAATCCTTTATCAAAAGCCAGAAACATAAAGCTTCTTGCATAGCATAGAAGCAACTTAACAAAGCATACCATAATCCAAAGTACGCCTACGTGAATCTGAAATAGCTTGAACAGACCTTACAAAATTTCCGGACAGTTTGCTCTGGAAACAAAGTGAAATGAGCAATAGAAATTAATAGAAATGTGAGTCAGAAACATGAAAGCAAAGATCAAGTGATCAACAAACTAAACAAAGGGAAGCAAAACTTGAACTCCCCAAGTCAGCGCACTTCAGTCAATTAAAATACATCCGACACAATGAGATTAGTGACcaatttcttcttttgtttaaTCGCATAGTTAGGAAACCACAAATAGCTAGCAAGACATAATTGTCTATGCCAACAACAATCAATTTTGCACAAAATTTACGAAACAATACATATCAACTAGTTTAATCCTAAACCACAACAATTCCACTAGAATTTAGTATAACATagttccaaaattaaaaattaaatataaagaaaGAAACATTACCTGGCCAGCTGAATCTTTAACGAATTGAGGTTCGGTTGCAAAATTGTATTCTTCCAACACCTTCCCGCAGAAAGAACACGACCTAcagaataaatcaataataatgaaataggaaactgaaattttctcaaaagaaaaaaaaaccaacacTGCTTATGAGCAAGAAAATCACTTACAAAAGACCTTCATCGAGGCGTTCTCCAGAAACGTTTCTGGAGCAATTATTACAGTAAACCATCCTCCgcagaatttaaaataaatatagtgCTATTTTATTTCCTATCCTTCCTTTTTCTCAGCAACCAAAGAGAAAGTATGAATTTTTCAAAAAGAGAGTTATATTAATTATACAATTATACAAACTAATTTAGACCAAAAGAGAGCTATAAGAAGAATTGGAAGAAGAAATTTAAGAAGAAAAGGCCAAAAGAAGAGATCGGAGATTGAGAAGGAGCGGGGAGAGTGACTGAGTCACTGAGTTGGGAGGGGTTGGGGAAGGGAACAGTTAAGAGATGACGTTAGGGTTTAGGGGGAGAGAGAGTAAGTAATTTAACCAAAAAAGTACTGAAATTAGATAAATTAGGACACTACTCCAAGGTGGGCTTTATATTTTTCGGAATTTCGGAGCAGAAAACACGGCGCACGTGTTTCTCTAACTCTCAGTTTTACCGTTATCATAAACGGAAGTAACAATTTGCGCGCGTTGATTAAATCAGTGGATTTATTTTTAGATGGTTTTTTCATGTAAGGTTTAAGATTCAATAATTTAAAGTAAATTTGAATAGCAATTAAAATCAACTTTACATAATCATATAACTATTCCTGTTTTGCATGACTTACTTATAAAATATTATGTGCGAATCTTAATTTGCCATCTAATTTCTAGATGATTCACCCATCATTTTCATGTAATCTTATTTACCAAAATTGTCATAAGCCATTGAAGACTTCCAACAAAATGGATCCCTCTTCTCAGCTTCCATACCTTATGTACTCACCCTTCTTCTCCAACCAGTTGTAGGAAGGATCAAGAATGCCAAGACCCTTCAATTTCCCGATATCTTGAGAGATGGTTGTGGCCCAAGTTCAAGATAAAGAGATACGGCATTGTACCGATCTTATCTCAGTAGTAATTGCCCGTGCCTGCAATCCGTATGAAACATCATACAACCATTGTTGTTGAATGCGGGCTATGTAAGACCTCCATAGGCTCTAGTTGTGAAGTTTTCAAGGGTTCCTGGTGGAAATTCTGTCCAGCTGTTGTTCTCTAATTTCTGCAAATTCTAGTAAATTTCTTAGTTGATGGAACTCTTCACTTCCATCATTCTTGATATACGTAAATCTCTTCCCAACAGCGATGACAATGTTAGAAGTGCTCAAAAAACTCTTTTGCATTGGTGATGTACATAAccaatcaagaaaaaaaaactaaaactaataacACCATAatttgttttcaatgaaaacaaagtAAATTATTGACACCATTACGTTcaaaatgaatttggacaaaaaaatttatatttttaaaatacataccACATCAGTAGACTTATCCATGTAGTACGACAAGTGTTAGTTTCTCATTGCTTTCGATAGCCAcatcaatatttattaacagtcAAATCAATCAATAAGAGATTTAATTGATTTGTTTTTCACTTAAGCATTCAATTTGGTGCACCTTTTTCctaagggcttaattgattttttttattaagggcCTTTTGACCTTTCGAAAgttaagaaaatttataaaattaacataatttcatACTTATCTTTGTATACTATTATTCAAGATTTTAACGGAGTAGGTGCCACCCAACTCAGTCATGAATTTACTAAAAAACATCATTTTATGCAAAACAATAAATATGATTTTaagtgtatttttattttttatatttatataaaatctagaaaatacATGCATATGAAAATATTTGAACCAAGACACTTCCTTCAACATTACCATTTGACTAAagccatatttaatttttatacattttttataaatttgttatataattgtttttagtCACATAGTAGGTATACCACAATCTAATAAATATCTATATGTATATAGGTAAGATAATAAATTTAATGGATATGTATATAGGAGGGATCAACTTACACTATATCGTGGGTGAATTGGCTTTTGTCGCACCATTACTTTCTCTTTCTTGTTTTCTCTcttattaatatattaacaaatattttaataattcaactaTCATATTTTTCATGTTCTATTCACATAAATCATgtatgttaaaattttttgattaaaaatgtttaactatttaattaaaaactttcccttgttaaacatatatcaataaattatgttttttagatgggtaaaaaagatattaataaatacaataataatgatgaattaaatattaatggtataataaaaaataaaatatatatataattagtttaataattttaaaatagtgttgttataattaaaataataagctaATTTTACTGTAAAAATAGTTGAACGAGTGAAATATTTTGAGGGAAGACAGACGCTCCTGCTATTGTGGAAAATTTTGAACGCACTTCGGCATAGTTTCCTTGGGGGGATGGATTTTGAAATTAACGTGCACTCATTGTTAAGGAAGGTCCTCCGGCCGTTAATAAAGTCATCCACCCACCACTGCCTCTAATTTTGTTCGTTCAGTctactttatttatattttagtgaaaatgatttttggaaaaaagaatttaataaaTCTTAGTGTTTAGATAAatgtatgtaaaatattttatgttatttaatatatttgactgcatttaaaaaattccatcaaaatggattttatttatttatattaattgaaaagcACCATTCAATACGGTTCATTTATCATGGCTGACTCGTTCACGCTCCACTCGCTTTCAATTTGAAAGCCTCCCTTTATAAACCCTCCCACCAGCGCTCTCAAAACACCAACGGCTCTCTCTCATTTTCTGGCTTTATTGCTTTCTTTCCACGACCCCTCCAAATAAAAAATGGCAGAAAATTGCACCAGGAAGCTGATTGTTGAAATCTGCAACGCCAATAACCTGATGCCCAAAGATGGGCAAGGCACAGCTAGTGCTTACGCTATAGTTGATTTCGCTGGTCAAAGAAGAAGGACAAAGACCAAGTTCAGAGATCTGAACCCTGTCTGGGATGAGAAGCTGGAGTTCCTGGTTCATGATATCGGTTCAATGGCCTCCGAGATTTTGGAGATCAACCTCTACAATGATAAGAAAATTGGGAAAAGAAGCAATTTTCTCGGGAAAATCAAGTTGGCTGGCACTGTTTTTGTTAGTGCCGGAGCTGAGAGTCTTGTTTATTATTCCTTGGAGAAAAGGAGTGTCTTTTCCCAGGTTAAAGGTGAGATtggtgttaaaattttttatgttgaCGAAGAAGCTGCTCCAACGCCGCCGGAGCAGAAAGAAGAGACAGCAGAGGAGAAGCCACCGGAGGAAGAAAAGCCAGCCGAGGAAAACAAAGAAGAAGCACCCAAAGAAGAAGAGAAACCAAACCCACCGCCGCCAGAGAGTAGTAACCCACAAGACGCCGTCGCAGCTTCCACATCAGAGACTAATCCAGCGCCGGAAGAGGAGAATAACCAACCATTGGCGAATAAAGAAGAGCCGCCATCAGAGACTGCTAAATATAAGGCAGAAACAGGAAAAAGTACTGAACTTATCATCAACAACCTCGAACTCCGATCACTCTCCGGCGACCGTAACCATATAGGGTACGATCTCGTAGACCCTATGCCATTTTTATACGTCAGAGTCGTAAAAGCAAaagtagccaacaaagaaccggCTTGTCCTCTTCATGCCAAGATAGTCATCGGCACTCATAGTATCAAAACCAAAACCCAAATCGACAGAGACTGGGACCAAGTTTTCGCATTTGATAAAGAGCGATTGAATTCAAGTTCTTTAGAAGTTTCAGTTTGGACTGAAGAAGGGAAAAACGAAGAAGCTCCTTCATCTTTGGCGGAGAGTTGTTTAGGAACGGTGCCGTTTGATTTGCAAGAAGTGCCGAAAAGGGTTCCGCCGGATAGTCCGTTAGCTCCTCAATGGTATAGTCTTGAATCCGAATCCGAAACCGGAAATGATGTGATGGTTGCCGTTTGGGTCGGGACTCAGGCCGACGAAGCCTTCCAGGAAGCTTGGCAGTCGGATTCGGGTGGGTTAATACCCGAAACCCGAGCTAAGGTTTACTTGTCTCCAAAGCTTTGGTATTTGAGACTAACGGTTATCCAAACCCAAGATTTGCAGCTTGATTTGGTATCCGAAGCTAAGGTTCGGAGTCCTGAGATCTTTGTTAAGGCTCTGCTTGGGGCTCAACTTTTTAAAACCAGTAGGACTCAAGTTGGGTCAGCTTGGAATGAGGATTTGGTTTTTGTGGCGGCTGAGCCATTTGAGCCGTTTTTGGTGGTCAAAGTTGAAGATGCGAGTAACGGGCAGTCAGTGGGTGAGGTTAAAATCCACGTGTCAAGCATCGATAAGAGGACAGATGATAAAACGGAGGTAAAATCAAGGTGGTTCAATTTGATTGGAGGTGAAAACAAGCCTTATGCAGGGAGAATCCACATCAGAGTGTGTTTAGAAGGTGGGTATCACGTGCTTGATGAAGCTGCTCACGTGACCAGCGATGTTCGAGCCACGGCTAAGCAGCTAACTAAGCCTCCAATTGGATTGCTGGATGTTGGGATCCGAGGGGCCAACAATTTGTTACCTGTCAAGACCAAGGATGGTCCATGTGGAACGACCGATGCTTACGTGGTGGCCAAATATGGACCCAAGTGGATTCGTACACGTACGATCCTTGATCGATTTAATCCTCATTGGAATGAGCAATATACGTGGGATGTATATGATTCATGTACGGTACTTACTATAGGCGTATTCGATAATGGAAGGTATAAGGGTGATAAAGATGTAAGTATTGGTAAAGTACGTTTACGGTTATCGACATTAGATATGAACAAGGTGTACCGAAATTCCCACACCCTCACCGTATTGTCACCTGATGGGGTTAAGAAAATGGGTGAGATTGAGATAGCCATTCGATTTTGTTGTTCATCATGGCTAAGCCTAATCCAAGCTTATGGGAGCCCAATGTTACCAAGAATGCACCATGTTAGCCCATTAGGTCCAGCCCAGCAAGACATACTGCGTTACACGGCTATGCGCATAGTGACGGCTAGGTTAGCCAGGTCTGAGCCAGCTTTAGGACAAGAAGTGGTTCAATTCATGTTGGACAGTGATACACACGTGTGGAGCATGAGGAGGAGCAAGGCAAATTGGTTCAGGGTTGTGGGGTGTTTATCACGTGTGGCAAGTTTGGTACGTTGGTTAGATGAGATTCGCACGTGGGTTCACCCTCCGACTACGGTTTTAGTTCATGGGTTGCTTGTAGCCGCAGTGGTATGTTCGCATCTAGTGCTTCCCACTATATTCATGTACGCCTTCTTGATCCTAGCATTAAGACTTCGTTATTGTCGACGGATCCCATACAACGTGGAGTCGAGACTCTCATATGTAGATGTTGTGAGTCCCGATGAGCTGGATGAAGAATTCGATGAATTCTCGACCAATAAATCATCAGATACTATACGAATACGATACGATCGTCTACGGGCACTAGCAAGTCGAGTTCAAACATTGTTAGGTGATGTAGCAGTTCAAGGAGAGCGTTTAGAGGCATTGTTTAGTTGGAAGGATCCAAGAGCTACAGGCATCCTTTTAGTGTTTTGCCTATTTGTTTCATTGTTATTTTACTTGGTACCATTGAAGGTGTTAGTGTTAGGCGCAGGATTTTACTATATCCGCCACCCTAGGTTTCGAGACGGCATGCCATCCATTCCGATCAACTTCTTCCGGCGACTACCGTCGCTTTCTGATCAAATTATGTAGACTGAAAAGTTTGACCCTTTGATTTATGGCTACTGAATTTAATTCTTTATTCATATTTTATTGGTGTAACttttttattcataaattttgataaatatgtaCGTATTTATTTTGACATCATgtttatgttaaatttttatatagtttacATTAATTAATAGTCTTAGCATTTTGTTTCAAACAATAGTGTTAGTATTTAATATTAGCAATGACAATGAGTAGTTGGGCAAGGTGACCGTTGGCATTGTATTAAAGGCAAACTAGTGCGCTTGCATTTGGCCACATGTTTTCATTTAGTAATCACAAGTTggcaatttaaaacatataattgtTGATTAGATTTCgaaatagcaaaaataattccacaatacttattattttataataaaaaaattcagtaATTGTTCaattattgatttattataattatttttattgatttattatatataagaAAACAGGAATATAATTTTTCAACGTTATGAGAAGATAGAATGTATAAACAgatatatgtaaaaaaatgatactattatatttttcaataataattaataaattaccaGTATTACAGAAAAGTATAATCATGTTAtgaaatctattttttaaaaaaagaaaaaaagatttttCAGATTTTCTTAAAAAAGATTTATCCtaaataaatatacatttacAATGGATGGATTTAAAAAACGAAAGCAAACAACATAAGACAATGGCACAAATCAAATTacattattgaatttattttatcatGAATTACATGACTAGAAGAAATGAAATTCCAGTGGGCAAACCCTACATAAAAAGGCTAAAA
This region includes:
- the LOC107937440 gene encoding FT-interacting protein 3, encoding MAENCTRKLIVEICNANNLMPKDGQGTASAYAIVDFAGQRRRTKTKFRDLNPVWDEKLEFLVHDIGSMASEILEINLYNDKKIGKRSNFLGKIKLAGTVFVSAGAESLVYYSLEKRSVFSQVKGEIGVKIFYVDEEAAPTPPEQKEETAEEKPPEEEKPAEENKEEAPKEEEKPNPPPPESSNPQDAVAASTSETNPAPEEENNQPLANKEEPPSETAKYKAETGKSTELIINNLELRSLSGDRNHIGYDLVDPMPFLYVRVVKAKVANKEPACPLHAKIVIGTHSIKTKTQIDRDWDQVFAFDKERLNSSSLEVSVWTEEGKNEEAPSSLAESCLGTVPFDLQEVPKRVPPDSPLAPQWYSLESESETGNDVMVAVWVGTQADEAFQEAWQSDSGGLIPETRAKVYLSPKLWYLRLTVIQTQDLQLDLVSEAKVRSPEIFVKALLGAQLFKTSRTQVGSAWNEDLVFVAAEPFEPFLVVKVEDASNGQSVGEVKIHVSSIDKRTDDKTEVKSRWFNLIGGENKPYAGRIHIRVCLEGGYHVLDEAAHVTSDVRATAKQLTKPPIGLLDVGIRGANNLLPVKTKDGPCGTTDAYVVAKYGPKWIRTRTILDRFNPHWNEQYTWDVYDSCTVLTIGVFDNGRYKGDKDVSIGKVRLRLSTLDMNKVYRNSHTLTVLSPDGVKKMGEIEIAIRFCCSSWLSLIQAYGSPMLPRMHHVSPLGPAQQDILRYTAMRIVTARLARSEPALGQEVVQFMLDSDTHVWSMRRSKANWFRVVGCLSRVASLVRWLDEIRTWVHPPTTVLVHGLLVAAVVCSHLVLPTIFMYAFLILALRLRYCRRIPYNVESRLSYVDVVSPDELDEEFDEFSTNKSSDTIRIRYDRLRALASRVQTLLGDVAVQGERLEALFSWKDPRATGILLVFCLFVSLLFYLVPLKVLVLGAGFYYIRHPRFRDGMPSIPINFFRRLPSLSDQIM